In a single window of the Flavivirga spongiicola genome:
- a CDS encoding FecR family protein — MDNIIRKYFLDSISTSELNLLLEWLKNEENEKVFKRYARECYDLDLALQEVDVDYEYQILINKIRYKKSFYQKWGKWAAVFVGVIGLSWFFMLNDSTPKTSIDNNAITLKLDNGDIKIVTEDGNEKILNKKGEIVSVKEGDELNYNKLSDEQNSEKLVFNELNIPYGKKMKIVLSDGSLVHLNAGSTLKYPVKFLNGMERKVFLSGEAYFDIAKDKLHPFIVNTQNINVQALGTKFNVNSYKEDNEISTALVEGSVGVYNVDEKFDAKASTVLMPGYKASWNKSENRMNINEVDIEEYIAWTKGQLLFKSKSFSDIIKVLERTYDVTIINNYQFLNEERFIAKFDTETIEQILISFQNSEKFSYKINENKITIDKPN, encoded by the coding sequence TTGGATAATATTATTAGAAAATATTTTCTTGACAGTATTAGCACATCAGAGTTGAATTTGCTATTAGAATGGTTGAAGAATGAGGAAAATGAAAAGGTGTTTAAAAGATATGCAAGAGAATGCTATGATTTAGACCTTGCCCTACAAGAAGTTGATGTTGATTATGAATATCAAATATTAATAAATAAAATAAGATATAAGAAAAGCTTTTATCAAAAATGGGGTAAATGGGCTGCTGTTTTTGTAGGAGTTATTGGGCTTAGCTGGTTCTTTATGCTAAATGATTCTACACCAAAGACTAGTATAGATAATAATGCAATTACTTTAAAATTAGATAATGGTGATATTAAAATTGTTACTGAAGATGGAAATGAGAAAATTTTAAATAAAAAAGGAGAAATTGTTAGTGTTAAAGAAGGTGATGAGCTTAATTATAATAAATTAAGTGACGAGCAAAATAGTGAGAAACTGGTCTTTAACGAATTAAATATTCCTTATGGGAAAAAAATGAAGATTGTTTTATCTGATGGAAGTTTAGTTCATTTAAATGCGGGTAGTACATTGAAGTATCCTGTTAAATTTTTGAACGGGATGGAACGAAAAGTTTTTTTAAGTGGCGAAGCGTATTTTGATATAGCTAAGGATAAACTGCACCCTTTTATTGTAAATACCCAAAATATAAATGTTCAAGCTTTAGGAACTAAATTTAATGTTAATTCTTATAAAGAAGATAATGAAATAAGCACTGCTTTGGTAGAAGGTTCTGTTGGTGTTTATAACGTAGACGAAAAGTTTGATGCGAAAGCTTCTACTGTATTAATGCCAGGTTATAAAGCTTCTTGGAATAAATCAGAAAATAGAATGAACATAAATGAAGTTGATATTGAAGAATATATAGCTTGGACTAAAGGTCAATTACTATTTAAATCAAAATCATTTTCTGATATTATTAAAGTTTTAGAAAGAACTTATGATGTAACCATAATAAACAATTACCAATTTTTAAATGAAGAGCGTTTCATTGCAAAGTTTGACACAGAAACCATAGAACAAATACTTATTTCATTTCAAAACAGCGAGAAATTTTCATATAAAATAAATGAAAATAAAATAACAATAGATAAACCTAACTAA
- a CDS encoding RNA polymerase sigma factor translates to MTELKLISKIKKNDDIAFKLIFQKFYKPLLTYTKTFTYDEDKAKDIVQEAFIILWNKRKDLLENSSLKNYLFTLAYRLYIDQYRKDKFRNKVLDELKTSALKTRVHDDEKEGQKRLKKLLKLVQDLPPRCKEILLLSKRDGLKYKEIAQKLDISQKTVESQIRIAFQKIRDGYKNEGYFFVSFYVGKFLKKFQNKR, encoded by the coding sequence ATGACAGAATTAAAATTAATTTCAAAAATTAAGAAAAATGATGATATAGCATTTAAATTAATTTTTCAAAAATTCTATAAACCTTTATTAACTTACACCAAGACATTTACTTACGATGAAGATAAAGCTAAAGATATTGTTCAAGAAGCTTTTATTATTTTATGGAATAAAAGAAAAGACTTATTAGAAAATTCATCATTAAAAAACTATCTTTTCACATTAGCATATAGGCTATATATAGATCAATATAGAAAAGATAAATTTAGAAATAAAGTTCTAGATGAATTAAAAACATCTGCTTTAAAAACGAGGGTTCATGATGATGAAAAAGAAGGGCAAAAGAGATTAAAAAAACTATTAAAACTTGTACAAGACCTGCCTCCTCGCTGTAAAGAAATCCTCCTTTTAAGCAAAAGAGATGGTTTGAAATATAAAGAAATTGCTCAAAAATTAGATATCTCACAAAAAACCGTAGAATCTCAAATCCGAATTGCTTTTCAAAAAATTAGAGATGGATATAAAAATGAAGGTTATTTTTTCGTTTCTTTTTATGTGGGTAAATTCTTAAAAAAATTCCAAAATAAAAGATAG
- a CDS encoding SDR family NAD(P)-dependent oxidoreductase, giving the protein MNKNIIITGTSRGIGFELVQLFAKAGHNILALSRNSKPIENLQLENVTSFSFDLSKNDDYKKVETFISSHWNQVDILINNAGALLNKPFSETSMTDFEKVYKTNVFGVSEMTRIILPSMKRHSHVVTISSMGGVQGSMKFPGLSAYSSSKAAVITLTELLAEEYKETGPSFNVLALGAVQTEMLEEAFPGYEAPTTALEMAQYIFDFSLNGNKYYNGKLLQVSSSTP; this is encoded by the coding sequence ATGAATAAAAACATAATTATAACAGGAACAAGTAGAGGTATTGGTTTCGAGTTGGTTCAATTATTTGCTAAAGCTGGGCATAATATATTAGCATTATCTAGAAACAGTAAGCCCATAGAAAATCTTCAGTTAGAAAATGTGACGTCCTTTTCATTTGATTTAAGTAAAAATGATGATTATAAGAAAGTAGAAACCTTTATTAGTTCTCATTGGAACCAAGTAGATATTTTAATTAATAATGCAGGAGCTTTGCTTAATAAGCCTTTTTCTGAAACTTCAATGACCGATTTTGAAAAAGTATATAAGACCAATGTTTTTGGAGTATCAGAAATGACTCGAATTATATTACCATCTATGAAGCGTCATAGCCATGTTGTAACCATTAGTTCGATGGGTGGCGTTCAAGGAAGCATGAAATTCCCAGGATTAAGTGCTTATAGTTCTAGTAAAGCAGCTGTAATAACTCTAACAGAATTGTTAGCCGAAGAGTATAAAGAAACAGGACCAAGCTTTAATGTATTAGCTTTGGGAGCTGTGCAAACTGAAATGCTAGAAGAAGCTTTCCCAGGGTATGAAGCACCGACTACAGCATTAGAAATGGCACAATATATTTTTGATTTTTCGCTTAACGGAAATAAATATTATAACGGAAAACTACTTCAGGTTTCTAGTTCTACGCCTTAA